In a genomic window of Candidatus Flexicrinis proximus:
- a CDS encoding DedA family protein, with amino-acid sequence MLADLIEQITQFVESVVLTFGLPGVAVIAVGENLFPPTPSEFLYPLAGKMAWEGGFSILSVVTVGVLGTLFASTLWYLLGKRLGEERVRQFIERRGTLKIARFSFELFTVDQYDRAIELFRTRGAAIVVVARLLPYVHSVVSIPAGVIKMPYSSFLIYTAIGSTLWILPLTVLGYVLGSRWREVLAILDTYQTVILVIAGLLLVYWLGKRWLKSRSNAANEA; translated from the coding sequence ATGCTCGCTGACCTGATCGAACAAATCACGCAATTCGTCGAATCGGTGGTACTGACCTTCGGTTTACCGGGAGTGGCGGTGATCGCGGTAGGCGAAAACCTATTCCCGCCTACCCCGTCGGAATTTCTGTATCCGCTGGCAGGCAAGATGGCCTGGGAAGGCGGATTCAGCATCCTGAGCGTGGTCACAGTGGGCGTGCTGGGGACGCTGTTTGCCTCGACGCTGTGGTATCTGCTCGGCAAGCGGCTGGGCGAAGAACGCGTCCGCCAGTTCATTGAGCGGCGCGGAACACTCAAGATCGCGCGGTTCAGCTTCGAGCTGTTCACGGTCGATCAGTACGATCGGGCGATCGAGCTGTTCAGGACGCGCGGCGCGGCGATTGTGGTCGTCGCGCGGCTTCTGCCGTATGTCCACAGCGTGGTCAGCATACCGGCCGGGGTGATCAAGATGCCCTACAGCAGCTTCCTCATCTACACGGCCATCGGGTCGACGCTGTGGATCCTGCCGCTAACCGTGCTGGGTTATGTCCTGGGCAGCCGCTGGCGGGAAGTGCTGGCGATTCTGGACACATACCAGACGGTGATCCTGGTGATCGCCGGACTGCTGCTGGTCTACTGGCTGGGAAAACGGTGGCTAAAGAGTCGGTCAAACGCCGCGAATGAGGCATAA
- a CDS encoding M23 family metallopeptidase encodes MSRQFMQVVDGPLIVRAEPGVAARRLGELVTGRIIEIVPGVSATTDGFVWVQHQFGWSAERGLEEQTVFMQSVPESLAINDSTAVLLAPLAATADGVQTELTYLQVVTDALTVRAEPRTSAARVAELPHGIVLAVDPSSRTLADGFIWWRHGQGWSAASTDAGTEIYLEPLVTAPVNPPAESESAPVVVEPPPVELPDLADALAASRYFKVVMGPVTVREKPDVNSRKLGEIPNGVIVEVVPGSRFVNGDYVYWQHSGGWSAEGRADGGQQFMIPATEPDPKVEVPAPDHPTITPEEIRFLKVVDGPVSIRALPDPTSQKLGEIPNDTVVEVEKGSRVVASGYIYYRHSRGWSAMGTEAGGSPFMIPVAVMMPDVIVTLPQVPLGVFQVIDGPISIRATPDVGSEKLGELPNLVTVEIDKFSMTDRDGFIWWRHHLGWSVERKSDSSGVFMLRVPVMLNPPLPQPGTWPDGTPVRFFEVVDGPISIRKEPDSSADRVGTLFNKEQIEVDPATRMVLKGLVWWRHAQGWSVERPVTGTQTFMQPIRALTQAPSTGGFNPFPIFTRHPVPLNDTQWIQYFGNTRFAYNLRVQKKFWYNYCQGLHGGFDYGCNRAVPVFAGVDGQIIDVKYNTSTYAPNFTRVRVGPFMVIYGHIAGPSSFNVGDVVTPETVIGVIDAGGQNHLHLEVRYKNQIVNPLRVMPPEMQREITSRWKDLNKHFYSDSLWNQWLSPLDQPVLDLQLKGQEVIIGPHG; translated from the coding sequence ATGTCGCGCCAGTTTATGCAAGTTGTCGATGGGCCGCTCATCGTTCGCGCCGAGCCTGGTGTGGCCGCGCGTCGTCTGGGAGAACTAGTGACCGGCAGGATTATCGAAATCGTTCCCGGGGTCTCGGCCACCACCGATGGCTTCGTCTGGGTTCAGCATCAGTTCGGTTGGTCGGCGGAACGCGGCCTGGAAGAACAAACCGTTTTCATGCAGTCTGTGCCGGAATCGCTCGCCATCAACGATTCCACCGCCGTGCTGCTTGCGCCGCTTGCCGCCACAGCCGATGGCGTGCAGACTGAACTTACCTATTTGCAGGTCGTGACCGACGCCCTGACCGTACGCGCCGAACCACGTACCTCGGCGGCGCGAGTGGCCGAACTGCCCCACGGTATAGTCCTCGCCGTCGACCCCTCAAGTCGCACGCTGGCCGATGGCTTCATCTGGTGGCGCCACGGACAGGGCTGGAGTGCCGCCAGCACCGATGCGGGAACCGAGATTTATCTCGAACCCCTTGTGACCGCGCCGGTCAATCCCCCCGCAGAGTCTGAATCCGCCCCTGTTGTTGTCGAGCCTCCGCCGGTCGAACTGCCTGACCTGGCCGACGCCCTCGCCGCGTCCCGGTACTTCAAAGTTGTGATGGGGCCAGTGACCGTACGCGAGAAACCGGATGTCAACAGCCGCAAGCTCGGAGAAATCCCCAACGGCGTGATCGTCGAGGTCGTGCCGGGCTCCCGTTTCGTCAACGGCGATTATGTCTACTGGCAGCACAGCGGCGGCTGGAGTGCTGAAGGCCGCGCCGACGGCGGACAGCAGTTCATGATCCCGGCCACCGAACCCGATCCGAAGGTCGAGGTCCCTGCGCCGGATCATCCGACCATTACGCCCGAAGAAATCCGTTTCCTCAAGGTCGTCGATGGGCCGGTGAGCATTCGCGCCCTGCCTGACCCGACCAGCCAGAAATTGGGCGAGATCCCGAACGATACGGTGGTCGAGGTTGAAAAGGGATCGCGCGTCGTAGCCAGCGGCTACATCTATTACCGGCACAGCCGCGGCTGGTCGGCGATGGGCACCGAAGCGGGCGGCTCGCCGTTTATGATCCCGGTGGCTGTAATGATGCCGGATGTGATTGTGACGCTGCCGCAGGTGCCTCTTGGCGTGTTTCAGGTAATCGACGGGCCGATCAGTATCCGCGCGACGCCGGACGTGGGCTCGGAGAAGCTCGGTGAACTTCCCAACCTCGTCACTGTCGAAATCGACAAGTTCTCGATGACCGACCGCGATGGCTTCATCTGGTGGCGCCATCATCTGGGCTGGTCGGTGGAGCGCAAATCCGACAGCAGCGGCGTCTTTATGCTTCGCGTCCCCGTCATGCTCAACCCGCCTCTGCCCCAGCCGGGAACCTGGCCGGACGGCACGCCGGTCCGCTTTTTCGAGGTCGTGGATGGGCCGATCAGCATCCGCAAGGAACCGGATTCCAGCGCCGACCGTGTCGGCACACTGTTCAACAAGGAACAGATCGAGGTTGATCCGGCCACCCGCATGGTGCTCAAGGGGTTAGTCTGGTGGCGGCACGCTCAGGGCTGGTCCGTTGAGCGCCCCGTCACCGGCACCCAGACCTTTATGCAGCCTATCCGCGCGCTTACGCAGGCCCCGTCGACCGGCGGCTTCAATCCCTTCCCGATCTTCACGCGCCATCCCGTGCCGCTCAATGACACCCAGTGGATTCAGTACTTCGGCAACACCCGTTTTGCCTACAATCTCAGGGTCCAGAAGAAGTTCTGGTACAACTACTGCCAGGGGCTGCACGGCGGCTTCGACTACGGCTGTAATCGCGCTGTTCCCGTTTTCGCCGGTGTCGATGGCCAGATCATCGACGTCAAATACAATACCTCGACCTACGCGCCCAACTTCACGCGTGTCCGTGTTGGCCCTTTCATGGTCATCTACGGGCATATCGCCGGGCCGAGCAGCTTCAACGTTGGCGATGTCGTAACCCCAGAGACGGTGATTGGCGTGATCGACGCCGGCGGCCAGAATCACCTGCATCTGGAAGTCCGCTACAAGAATCAGATCGTCAATCCGCTGCGGGTCATGCCCCCAGAAATGCAGCGGGAGATCACCTCGCGCTGGAAAGACCTCAACAAGCATTTCTACAGCGACTCGCTCTGGAATCAGTGGCTGTCCCCGCTCGACCAGCCGGTTCTGGATCTGCAGTTGAAAGGTCAGGAGGTCATCATCGGCCCGCATGGCTAA
- a CDS encoding DUF167 domain-containing protein, which yields MDRKYEITSAKGGAAFTVRVVTRSESVSLAGVQEDGSLRVRLTADDAGDSEANKELIGFFAEFLGVRPASVEIVAGHSSRDKVLCVLDLTSDELEQKLGM from the coding sequence ATGGATCGTAAGTACGAAATTACGTCTGCCAAAGGGGGCGCGGCATTCACCGTGAGGGTGGTTACGCGTTCCGAATCGGTGAGTCTGGCCGGCGTGCAGGAAGATGGCTCGCTGCGGGTGCGACTGACCGCCGATGACGCGGGCGATTCCGAGGCCAATAAGGAACTGATCGGATTCTTCGCCGAGTTTCTGGGCGTAAGGCCAGCCAGCGTCGAGATCGTCGCCGGCCATTCCTCACGCGATAAGGTGTTATGCGTGCTGGATCTGACAAGTGACGAACTGGAACAGAAGTTGGGGATGTAG
- the prmC gene encoding peptide chain release factor N(5)-glutamine methyltransferase → MLGTLLSETRTRIAPVSISASLDAQLLMAFVLGVDRAHVIAHPERELTPDQVQHFAALAARRASGEPMAYIFARRAFYDLDLAVSPDVLIPRPETELLVELAIESEQAHRADCVAADIGTGSGAIAVTFATHVPAAAVYAVDLSAAALEVAHRNATLNHVQIRLLHGDLLSPLIENRVTVDLLLANLPYIASGVVPGLEVSRFEPALALDGGPDGLVLIRRLMAAAPLVLRAGALVLLEIGADQGASASDIVRAALPSAQVDVIQDLAGLDRIVRAVTPLNTG, encoded by the coding sequence ATGCTTGGCACCCTCCTTTCCGAGACTAGAACCCGTATCGCCCCCGTGAGCATTTCAGCCTCACTCGATGCTCAGCTCCTGATGGCGTTTGTGCTCGGCGTCGATCGCGCCCACGTCATCGCCCATCCCGAACGCGAGTTGACTCCGGATCAGGTGCAGCATTTCGCCGCGCTGGCCGCCCGCCGCGCCTCCGGCGAACCGATGGCCTATATTTTTGCCCGGCGCGCCTTCTACGACCTTGACCTGGCAGTTTCGCCCGATGTGCTTATCCCCCGTCCCGAAACGGAATTACTGGTCGAACTGGCTATCGAATCCGAACAGGCGCATCGCGCGGACTGTGTCGCGGCAGACATTGGGACGGGCAGCGGGGCGATTGCCGTGACGTTTGCCACCCATGTGCCTGCTGCCGCCGTGTATGCCGTTGACCTGAGCGCCGCCGCGCTTGAGGTTGCGCATCGCAATGCCACCTTGAACCACGTCCAGATCCGGCTTCTCCACGGGGACTTGCTCTCGCCCTTGATCGAAAATCGCGTCACCGTCGATCTGCTCTTGGCGAACCTGCCCTATATCGCCAGCGGCGTCGTGCCAGGTCTGGAGGTCAGCCGCTTCGAGCCTGCTCTGGCGCTCGACGGCGGTCCCGATGGCCTCGTCCTCATCCGCCGGTTGATGGCCGCTGCCCCCCTCGTGCTGCGGGCGGGGGCGCTCGTTCTGCTGGAAATTGGCGCGGATCAGGGAGCGTCGGCCTCAGACATCGTTCGCGCAGCGCTGCCATCGGCGCAGGTCGACGTCATTCAAGATTTGGCTGGGCTTGACCGGATCGTTCGCGCGGTCACTCCACTGAACACGGGATAA
- a CDS encoding SDR family oxidoreductase, translating into MLQDKTIVITGAASGIGRATALLAAKYGAKLALCDLNEEGVAETAQMAHELGAAAASMSVDVAIAEQVEAFMKKASAEFGRIDGAFNNAGVGGTLTRAHMLTEEQWDQCININLKGVWLCIKYEIPHMRGDGGGAIVNMASVAGLLGFPMNSVYAASKHGVIGLTKSAAAEYARNNIRVNAVCPGYTDTPMVSAIDDIRPGLVENTLQAVPMRRLGKPEEIAETVCFLLSDRAPFLTGQAIAIDGGLVNI; encoded by the coding sequence ATGCTGCAGGATAAGACTATAGTGATTACCGGGGCGGCAAGCGGCATTGGACGGGCAACCGCCCTACTGGCGGCCAAGTATGGCGCGAAACTAGCCCTGTGCGACCTGAATGAGGAAGGTGTGGCCGAGACCGCGCAGATGGCCCACGAGCTGGGCGCAGCAGCAGCGTCCATGAGCGTCGACGTGGCGATTGCGGAACAAGTCGAGGCGTTTATGAAGAAGGCAAGCGCCGAATTTGGCAGGATCGATGGCGCATTTAACAACGCGGGCGTGGGCGGAACACTGACACGCGCGCACATGCTGACCGAGGAGCAGTGGGATCAATGCATCAACATCAACCTCAAGGGTGTATGGTTGTGCATCAAGTATGAAATCCCGCACATGCGGGGCGACGGCGGCGGCGCTATCGTGAATATGGCCTCGGTGGCGGGGCTGCTCGGGTTTCCGATGAACTCGGTCTACGCGGCCAGCAAGCACGGCGTGATCGGACTGACCAAATCGGCGGCAGCCGAATATGCGCGGAATAACATCCGGGTCAATGCCGTGTGCCCAGGATATACCGATACCCCGATGGTAAGCGCGATTGACGACATCCGGCCGGGGCTGGTCGAGAATACGCTGCAGGCAGTGCCGATGCGGCGCCTGGGCAAGCCGGAGGAGATCGCTGAGACGGTGTGCTTCCTG